The Pirellulales bacterium DNA window CGCGGCGGCGGTTCGACGTGCGGTTCCATCTGGTCGCGATCGCGTTCTTGCTCTTCGATGTCGAATTGCTGTTCCTTTATCCCTGGGCCGTGGCCAGCCGGCCAGGGGCGGCAGAAGCGGCGGCCAAAAACGATGCGCCGGCGCCCGCCGGCATCGATTGGGCCGTGCGGCATCACTTGGTGTCGGGCCGTGGCTTGGTGTTCGTCGAGGTGATGGTGTTCATCGCCTTGTTGGGTTTGGGATTCGTGTATGCGTGGCGGAAGGGGGTGTTCCGATGGCGATAGACCTGCCCGAAAATGTGGTAGTCGGCCGGTTGGACAGCCTGGCAAGTTGGTGCCGGAAAAACAGTTTGTGGCCGATGCCCTTTGCAACCGCCTGTTGCGGAATCGAATTGATGGCCACCGGGGCGAGCAAGTTCGACATCTCGCGGTTCGGGGCCGAGGTGTTTCGCTTCAGCCCACGGCAATGCGATCTGATGATCGTCGCCGGTCGAGTGGTGATGAAGATGCTGCCGGTGTTGCAACGGATTTGGCAGCAGATGCTCGAGCCGAAATGGTGTATCTCGATGGGTGCCTGCGCGTCGACCGGCGGAGTGTTCGACACGTATTGTGTCGTGCAAGGCATCGATCGATTCATCCCGGTCGATATGTACATTCCTGGCTGCCCGCCGCGGCCGGAGCAATTGATCCAAGCCGTGATTGATCTGCAAGACAAGATTCAACATGAGGGCACGCTCGCCGGCCGAGAATTCGACGTGAAGGCCCGGCAACAGCGCAAACGGGCATTGGTCGAAGTGCCGGGCGTCGTGCAAGTCGACAGCGCTCGCACGCCGAACGTGTAAGGCTCGGCCGAAAAACAACTTCTCCACGGACCCCTTTCCCCTTGCGGGAGAGGGCAGGATGAGGGGTTCGAAAAGCGGAAGTCATTTCAAAGCGGCGACGGACGAACGACGAAGAAGCTTAACCACGACGACGCGAAAGAAACGAAAGACGGACGAGGCAAAAGAACCACGGATGACGCTGATTACACGGATGAAGGAAGACGGATGAAGAAGGAGCGAGAAATAAATAAGTGGAGAGAGCGGCAGGCCGGCACTGGGTTGTGCAGCGGCTGCGTTTCCTTATCCGTGTGATCCGTGGTGGATTGCCCTCGTGTTTTAGTGATCGTTATGCCTGATGCCGCAGCGAAATCCGATCCCGCAAAGGCTCCCGCCGGGGGAGCGACGGTTGCCACGTCTGCGACGGTCGCTGCGCTGGTGGAAAAATTTCCGGCGGTGAAATCGAGCGAATTTCGCGGGCAGACTCGCGTCGTCGTGCCGGCGGAATCGATTTTCGCGGCACTCGAGTTTCTTAAGCAACAGCGGCACTTCAATTTTCTGGTCGATATCACGTGCGTCGACTACCTCAACTATCGCGATGCGACCGATCGGTTTGGATTGGTGTATTTGCTGGCCAACACGGACACGAACGAACGGCTCACCGTGCGCACGTTTTTGAACGAGCCGGATCTGACCGTTCCCTCGGCCGTGCCACTGTGGGAAGGGGCGAATTGGTTCGAGCGCGAAGTGTGGGATATGTTCGGCATCACCTTCGCGGGCCATCCCGACCTGCGACGGATTTTGATGCCCGAGGAGTTCACCGCGTTTCCGCTGCGCAAAGATTATCCGCTACAAGGCCGCGGAGAGCGGCATAACTTTCCCGTCCTCTCGCGCCACGTCGGTTAGGAGATCGATAGTAAACAACGAATGCAAACCACGGATCACACGGATGACACGGATAAAGAAACCGCAAGGTTCGCCTAAACCGGCGGCGTTGCCTGCCAACGTCGATGTCGTTCTTGTTTGACTGGTTTTTTTATCCGTGCAATCCGTGTCATCCGTGGTTTCCGCTTTTTTCTTTCGTTTCTTTCGCCTCTTTTGTGGTTAAACGTCTTCGTCGTTGGTCGGTCGTGCCTTGCGGTTAGGAATCACTGAAACGGATTAACATGGCCGCCTCCACTTCAACGCCGGGCTCCGACACGCGCCACGGCGAGCGTCCGCTCGACGAAGACAATCCGCATACCGGCCGATTGCGCGACGCCGAAGAAGCCGGCCCGAACACGCAGGAATTCGAAGATTATCAGTGGACGTTGAACTTCGGCCCGCAACATCCCGCCACGCACACGACACTCCGGCTCGTGCTCAAGCTCGACGGCGAACGGGTCGTCGATGCGGTGCCCGATATCGGCTACCTCCACTCGGGCTTCGAGAAGCTCGGCGAGAGCCTCGACTACAACCAATACGTCACCGTCACCGACCGGATGAACTACATCTCGCCAATGGCCAACAACGTGGCCTGGCACGGCGCGGTCGAGCGGCTCTTGGGCATCGAGCTGCCGCGGCGGGCGCAATACATCCGCGTGATCGTCGCCGAGCTGTCCCGGATCAGCGACCATCTGCTCTGCAACGGGGCGGCCGGGCTCGACACCGGCGCGTTCACGTATTTTCTCTACGCGTTCTATCAGCGCGAAGTGCTCTACGACATTTTCGAAACGCTCTGCGGAGCCCGCTTCACGAACAGCTACACGCGCGTCGGCGGACTGATGTACGACATGACGCCGCTGGTGATCGACAAGATTCGCACCTTCGTGCGGAATTTTCACAAAACGCTTGAAGACATGGATCGGCTGCTGAATCGCAACCGGATTTTCGTCGATCGCACGAAGGGTGTCGGCGTGTTGCCGCGCGAAGAGGCCATCAACCGCAGCGCCAGCGGGCCGATCGCCCGGGCCAGCGGAGTGACGCGCGATCTGCGCAAAGACGAGCCGTATCTCTGTTATCCGGATTTCGATTTCAAGGTGTGCTGCGCGAAGGCCGGCGATTGCTATGCCCGCTATTTGGTGCGCATGGCCGAGATGCGCGAAAGCTTGCGAATCGTCGATCAAGCCATCGAAAATTTGCCCGTCGGCGAAATCAATGTGGCGATCGGCGAGCGCAAGGCGCTGCCGACGAAGTCGATGGTCTATTCGACCATCGAAGGAACGATTTCGCATTTCGAGCTGACGATGAGCAATCGCGGGTTCGCGGTGCCGTTCGACGAATCGTATGCGGCGATCGAAGCGCCGAATGGCGAACTCGGATTCTATCTGGTGGGCGACGGCTCGGATGTTGCCTATCGGGCCCGATGCCGGCCGCCGTCGTACATCCATTTTGCGTTGTTTCCGTATTTGATTCGCGGCCACACGCTGAGCGACATCGTGGCCGTATTGGGAAGCTTGAACATCATCGCCGCGGAGCTGGACCGTTAAGCAGGCATACTCCGTATGCCGTTTGCCTTTTTAACGTAGCAGGCATACTCCGTATGCCGTTTGCCGGTCGAAAACGCACTGCAATTGCCGCGGTTTCTGCGAGCGCAGACGGCACACGGAGTGTGCCTGCTACGTAATCGAGCTGAATTAACTACAAGCCATCGATATGGCACATTCCATTCCTACTGCCGATCGCTTGCCCGAGGAGCGCGTGCTGACCGACGAAATGCGGGCCGAAATCCGTGCCTTCTTTCCGCGCTATCCGACACGCCAAGCGGTGACGCTGCCGGCGCTGCACGTCGTGAACGAGCATTTGCGCTGGGTGCCGCTGAAGGCGGTCGAAGAAATCGCCGAGATGCTCGAGCTGGCCCCGGCCGATGTGCAAGACACGCTGTCGTTTTACGGCCTGTTCAAGCAAGACAAGCCCGCCGGCCTGACGCGGGCCTGGGTTTGCCGTTCGATCAGTTGCGCGTTGCGCGGCGGCGAAGAGGTGTTGGAGCACTTGTGCCACAAGGCCGGCATCCGCCCCGGCGAAACCACGGCCGACGGCTCGCTGACTTTGGAATTCGGCGAATGCCTGGGCGCCTGCGAATTCGCCCCCTGCATGCTGGCAAACAAGACGCTGCACAAAGATCTCACGCCGGAAAAAGCGGACGCGTTTTTGAAGGAGTGCGGGGTCAGGAATACAACGACGAACGGAAAACCTTAGCACGCGCCACGCGAAGGGGTCAGGCACATTTTTCGGCGTGAGGCGTGAAAGAGCCGCGGGACGTTGCTGGCCGAAAAATGAGCCAGACCCCGAGCGCCGCCGAAAAATGAGCCGGACCCCAAGTCGAAAGCCATAGCATCATGTCCAAGTTCGAGCCGGTTCTGTTGGCCAATGTCGGCAAGCCGAATAGCCATACGCTCCAAGCGTATCAGGCTGCCGGCGGCTATGCGGGGCTGCGCAAAGTGCTCAAGGATATGACCCCCGCGGCGACGATCGAAATGGTCAAGCAGAGCAATCTCCGCGGCCGTGGCGGGGCCGGTTTTCCCACCGGGTTGAAATGGACGTTCCTGCCCAAGGACCATCCCGGCCCGATCTACATGTGCATCAATGCCGACGAAAGCGAGCCGTCGACGTTTAACAACCGCATCCTGATGGAAGACGATCCCCATCAGGTGATCGAAGGCACGATCATTTCCTGCTACGCCACCCGCGCCTCGACCGCTTATATCTATCTGCGCTTCGAATATCCGCTCTGCTACGAACGGCTGCAAAAAGCGATCGACGAATGCTACGCGGCCAATTTGCTCGGCCCAAAGATCCTCGGCAGCGAATTCGCGCTCGATATCTATCTCCATCGCGGCGCCGCCGCCTATATTTGCGGCGAAGAAACGGGCCTGATCGAAAGCCTCGAAGGCAAACGGGCTTGGCCGCGGATCAAGCCGCCGTTCCCCGCCGTCGAAGGCCTGTTTCGCAAGCCGACCGTGGTGAACAACGTCGAAACGATGGCCTGCGTGACGCAAATCGCCACGCGCGGCGTCGAATGGTTCAAGTCGATCGGCGTGCCTTCCGACCCAAAGAACCCGCGCGATCCGGGCAGCTATGGCCCGAAGCTGTATTGCATCAGCGGGCACATCAATAAACCCGGCTGCTACGAAGCTCCATTGGGCATCACCTGCCGGCAATTGATCGACGAATATGGCGGCGGCGTGTGGAAAGGCCGCAAGGCCAAGGCCGCCGTTCCCGGCGGAATCAGCATGGGCCTGTTGTCGGCCGCGGAACTTGATACGCCGCTGGATTTCGCCGGGCCGGGCAAAGTCGGCTGCTTGGGGCTCGGCACCGCCGCGGTCACGGTCATCGACGAAACCGTGTCGATGGTCGATTTCCTCCACAATACCTGCCGGTTCTTCCAGCACGAAAGCTGCGGCCAATGCACGCCGTGCCGCGAAGGCACGAATTGGGCCCTGCGAATGATGGAACGCATCAAAGCCGGCCGCGGCCGCTTGCGCGATTTGGATCTGCTGCTGGAAATCGGCGATTCGATCGGCATTATTCCCGGTTCGACGATCTGCGGCCTGGCCGACGGGGCGGCGTGGCCGATGAAAAACGCGATCCGCAAATTCCGCGGCGAATTCGAAGAATACATTCGCCGCACGAACCCCAGCGGCTACATGACCACCGAGGCCGTCGAAGCGCTGCCGCTGGAAACGGCGCATTGAGGAAGAAGAAACTAACCACGGATAACACGAATCACACGAATAAGAAAAGAACACGGCCGGTCGGCCGAGAAGAATATTTTTACGGAGGCTAGGCCTTCAGGCAGCGTTCAGGCCTGGGGTTGCGAACGGGTGATGGGACGAAGGGAATTCTTTACCTAGCCCAGGCCTTCTGGCCTGGGTTCGCGACGAAACGAGAGAGAATATTTTTTAGCCCGCTTCAGCGGGCTTACCGACAGGCCGGCTTTAGCCCTTGGAACTGCCCGTGGCTAAAGCCGCGAAAGAGATGAAAGCCCCGTGAATGGGGCTCAACAACGAAATATTGAATGGCTACCTAAAGACGCCCTTGGTTGGACCGCGATCCGAGGCGCAATAAAAAGCCTGGACAACAAGACCGATCGTCGCCAATCTTCGCGTCCTAACCCCTCACCCTCACCCTATTCCTTAACCCCTCACCCGCTCCGCATGGGAATCGTCATTGTCGATGGCCGCGAAGTTGAAGTCGGTCCGAACGAACGGATCAATTGCATCCAGGCGGCCGCGCGCGTCGGCATCGATATTCCATTTTATTGCTGGCACCCCGGCTTGAGCGTCGTGGCCAGTTGCCGGATGTGCCTGGTGGAAACCGGGGCCAAGCATCCGGAAACCGGCGCGATCACGATGGTGCCCAAGCTCGTGCCGGCCTGCCAGACGCCCGCCAAGGATGGCACCGTCGTGGTCACCACCAGCAAGGCCGTCGTCGAAAATCGGGCCCGCGTCGAGGAAGGGCTTTTATTGGATCATCCGATCGATTGCCCGATTTGCGACAAGGCCGGCGAATGCCTGTTGCAGGATTATCATTTTCATCACGGCCAGCCGCAGCGCCGGCCCGATATCCGCCCGTTCACGAGCCGCAGGCGCTCGCTCGGCCCGACGGTGACGCTGTTCGTCGATCGCTGCGTAATGTGCAGCCGCTGTGTGCGCTTCACGCGCGAAATCACGGGCACGCGCGAACTGATGGTCATCAACCGCGGCAGCCACGAAGAAATCGACGTCTTTCCGGGCCATCCGCTGGAAAACAAAATGTCGGGCAACGTGGTCGATCTCTGCCCGGTCGGCGCGCTGGGGGACAAAGATTTTCTCTACAGCCAGCGCGTGTGGTTCATGAACAATCGGCCGGGCGTGTGCGCCGGTTGCTCGACCGGCTGCTCGATCAACATCTGCCAGAATCAAGACACGGTCTACCGCCTCCAGCCGCGCGAAAATGTGTTCGTCAATAAATATTGGATGTGCGACGAAGGCCGCTATGGCTATCATCACGTCCACAGCCCGGAGCGCCTTGTCGAACCGCGGCGGCGCGACGGCGCGACGCATGCGAATATCGAATGGTCGGCGTTGCCGAAAGAACTCGACGCGCGACTGAAAACGGCCGGCCGATTGGCGGCCGTCGTCTCGCCGCATCTCACCGTCGAAGAAGCGTATCTGCTGTGCAAATTGGCGCGGGCCTACGATCCGCAGGCGGTTTTGGCGCTCGGGCCGCTGCCGGTGGTGGGAAAAGACGAACGGTTTCAGAGCGGCTTCACGATCCACGCCGAAAAATGCCCGAATCGCAAGGGCGTCGAGGCGGTGCTCAACAAATTCAGCAGCGAGCGAGTCCTGTCGTTCGACGGTTTGCTCGGCCAACTCGATGCGGGCACGATTCGGGCCGCCTGGGTGAGCGGCGGATATCCGAAACCATGGATCGACGAAGCCACTGCCGAGCGGTTCGGCAAATTGGATCTGCTCGTGGTGCAAGACCTGTTCGACTCGCCGCTGTGGCAGCGGGCGACGTATCAATTGCCGGGCGCATCGTTCGCCGAGCGGGGCGGCTCGTATGTGAATTTCGCCGACCGGCTGCAATCGTTCGATTGGGCGATCCGGCCGCCGGCGGGCGTGTGGATCGAAGGCCATTTGTATTGGCGGCTGCTCGCGCGGAAGGGTTTGTACAATCCGCGGAGCGTGCTCGGCGAAGTGGCGGCGGAGATTATTTATTTTGCGGCGGCCGGCGGAGAAATCTCGCCGGTCGGAGTCGATTTGAAAGTGAACCTGCTCGCCGGCAACGGCAGCGCAGCGATGGCAAAGAATGACGAAACGGCGAAAGCGTGAGGACGATTCGACCCCAAAGCTCAAGGAAGGCGGCCGACGCCTGATCCAATAGAGAACGCTCTATCCGCCTTCCCTGGGCTTGGCCCCCGGATCGCGATCCGACAGCCTACAAACCATGCACACGCCCGAAACTATCGTCGCCCTGATCAAGATCGTCCTCATGCTCGGCGGGCTGATGACGGCGGCGGCTTATTTGGTGCTCGTCGAGCGCTGGATCGCCGCTTGGGTGCAAGACCGCCAGGGCCCGAATCGCGTCGGCATTCCGCTCACCAAAATTCGCCTGTTCGGCCTGGGCCAGCCGCTGGCCGACGGGCTGAAATTCATCTTCAAGGAAGACTACACGCCGGCCCAGGTCGACAAGGGCCTGTACACGCTCGCCCCCATCATCATTCTCACCGCGGCGCTCGCCATCTTCGCCGTGATTCCATTCGGCAGCGTGTTGCCGATGATTTCCGTGCCCGGCATTTCGCAGCCGATCGAATTGATCGTCGCGCCGCGGCTGGATGTCGGGCTGGTGTACGTGTTCGCGCTGTCGAGCATCGCCGTGTATGGCGTGATTCTCGGCGGCTGGGCCAGCAACAATAAATACAGCTTTTTGGGCGGCCTGCGCTCGAGCGCGCAATTGATCGCCTACGAAATTCCGCTCGGCTTGGGCATTCTGGGCGTCGTGCTGATGAGCGGCACGCTGCGGCTCGACAAGATCATCACCGATCAGGCCACGAGCGGCGTGTGGAACGTCGCGCTGCAGCCGCTCGGGCTGTTGGTGTTCGGCGTGGCGTCGTTTGCCGAGGCGGCCCGGTTGCCGTTCGATCTGCCCGAGGCCGAGCAGGAATTGGTCGGCGGGTATCACACCGAATATGCCGGGATGCGGCTGCTGCTGTTTTTGATCGCCGAATTTTTGCACATGGTCACCGCCGCGTTTCTGTTGGTGATCTTGTATTTCGGCGGCTGGCATCTGTGGGGGCTCACCGGTTCCGGCGACATTGTCACTTGGCCGGTGGCCATCTTGCGGATTGTCGTCTTAACCGCCAAAGTGTTGGCGATGATTTTGTTTTTCATGATGGTGCGCTGGAGCTGGCCGCGATTTCGGTTCGACCAGTTGATGTCGTTGGCGTGGACGGTGATGCTGCCGCTGGGCGTGGTGAACCTGTTGCTGATGGCCGTGTTGACCGAATATCGGAGCCATTTGGGCGGCGGTTGGTGGGCATTTGCGATCATCAGTTGGGTGGTGTCGATCGGAGCGTGCGTGGTGGCCGGGTTGATGGCCCCGCTGTCGGTCGACAATCGCCCCAAGCCGCATGTGCACCCCTGGGACGCGGAAACAAGCCTTGGAGATTGATCGCCCGACGCTGGTGGAACGCGCGTTGGCAGTTCGTCCCTCGCTAACGCTTCGGGCTAGTATCCCTCACATTAGCCCGACGCGCTAGCGAGGAAAAAACACGAGCCCGAAGCGTCAGCGAGAGACGCCCGCCGCGAAGCGTTGATTTCAAGCAAGACTGAGAAAAAGGTGTCAGGAACCGTTTCGAGCGACCCGCGTTGCCGAGCCCTGCCACCGTTGCGAAACGGTTCCTGACACCTTTTGCTGGCCCCAAGCAAACGAAAAACGATGAAACCGAACGACCCGACAATTCGCTGGATCGAAGACCCGCCGATGGGGCTTTCGGGCCGCATGTATTTGCCGCTGTTCGTGCAGGGGCTGACCACCACGGTAAAGCACCTCTTCAGCCGCAAGGTGACGCTGCAATTTCCCGACGAGCGGCCCAAAATCGGCAATCCAATCATCTACCGCGGCGTGCATCGCTTGAACAAGGATTCGCAAGGCCGGGTGAAATGCGTCGCCTGTTTCCTGTGCGCCACGGCCTGCCCGGCCCATTGCATCGATATTGTCGGGGCGGAAAGCCCCTGGCCCGATCGAGAAAAATATTGCGAAAGCTTCACGATCGACGAACTGCG harbors:
- a CDS encoding NADH-quinone oxidoreductase subunit B family protein, whose translation is MAIDLPENVVVGRLDSLASWCRKNSLWPMPFATACCGIELMATGASKFDISRFGAEVFRFSPRQCDLMIVAGRVVMKMLPVLQRIWQQMLEPKWCISMGACASTGGVFDTYCVVQGIDRFIPVDMYIPGCPPRPEQLIQAVIDLQDKIQHEGTLAGREFDVKARQQRKRALVEVPGVVQVDSARTPNV
- a CDS encoding NAD(P)H-dependent oxidoreductase subunit E; amino-acid sequence: MAHSIPTADRLPEERVLTDEMRAEIRAFFPRYPTRQAVTLPALHVVNEHLRWVPLKAVEEIAEMLELAPADVQDTLSFYGLFKQDKPAGLTRAWVCRSISCALRGGEEVLEHLCHKAGIRPGETTADGSLTLEFGECLGACEFAPCMLANKTLHKDLTPEKADAFLKECGVRNTTTNGKP
- a CDS encoding 2Fe-2S iron-sulfur cluster-binding protein gives rise to the protein MGIVIVDGREVEVGPNERINCIQAAARVGIDIPFYCWHPGLSVVASCRMCLVETGAKHPETGAITMVPKLVPACQTPAKDGTVVVTTSKAVVENRARVEEGLLLDHPIDCPICDKAGECLLQDYHFHHGQPQRRPDIRPFTSRRRSLGPTVTLFVDRCVMCSRCVRFTREITGTRELMVINRGSHEEIDVFPGHPLENKMSGNVVDLCPVGALGDKDFLYSQRVWFMNNRPGVCAGCSTGCSINICQNQDTVYRLQPRENVFVNKYWMCDEGRYGYHHVHSPERLVEPRRRDGATHANIEWSALPKELDARLKTAGRLAAVVSPHLTVEEAYLLCKLARAYDPQAVLALGPLPVVGKDERFQSGFTIHAEKCPNRKGVEAVLNKFSSERVLSFDGLLGQLDAGTIRAAWVSGGYPKPWIDEATAERFGKLDLLVVQDLFDSPLWQRATYQLPGASFAERGGSYVNFADRLQSFDWAIRPPAGVWIEGHLYWRLLARKGLYNPRSVLGEVAAEIIYFAAAGGEISPVGVDLKVNLLAGNGSAAMAKNDETAKA
- the nuoD gene encoding NADH dehydrogenase (quinone) subunit D, translating into MAASTSTPGSDTRHGERPLDEDNPHTGRLRDAEEAGPNTQEFEDYQWTLNFGPQHPATHTTLRLVLKLDGERVVDAVPDIGYLHSGFEKLGESLDYNQYVTVTDRMNYISPMANNVAWHGAVERLLGIELPRRAQYIRVIVAELSRISDHLLCNGAAGLDTGAFTYFLYAFYQREVLYDIFETLCGARFTNSYTRVGGLMYDMTPLVIDKIRTFVRNFHKTLEDMDRLLNRNRIFVDRTKGVGVLPREEAINRSASGPIARASGVTRDLRKDEPYLCYPDFDFKVCCAKAGDCYARYLVRMAEMRESLRIVDQAIENLPVGEINVAIGERKALPTKSMVYSTIEGTISHFELTMSNRGFAVPFDESYAAIEAPNGELGFYLVGDGSDVAYRARCRPPSYIHFALFPYLIRGHTLSDIVAVLGSLNIIAAELDR
- the nuoH gene encoding NADH-quinone oxidoreductase subunit NuoH, encoding MHTPETIVALIKIVLMLGGLMTAAAYLVLVERWIAAWVQDRQGPNRVGIPLTKIRLFGLGQPLADGLKFIFKEDYTPAQVDKGLYTLAPIIILTAALAIFAVIPFGSVLPMISVPGISQPIELIVAPRLDVGLVYVFALSSIAVYGVILGGWASNNKYSFLGGLRSSAQLIAYEIPLGLGILGVVLMSGTLRLDKIITDQATSGVWNVALQPLGLLVFGVASFAEAARLPFDLPEAEQELVGGYHTEYAGMRLLLFLIAEFLHMVTAAFLLVILYFGGWHLWGLTGSGDIVTWPVAILRIVVLTAKVLAMILFFMMVRWSWPRFRFDQLMSLAWTVMLPLGVVNLLLMAVLTEYRSHLGGGWWAFAIISWVVSIGACVVAGLMAPLSVDNRPKPHVHPWDAETSLGD
- a CDS encoding NADH-quinone oxidoreductase subunit C yields the protein MPDAAAKSDPAKAPAGGATVATSATVAALVEKFPAVKSSEFRGQTRVVVPAESIFAALEFLKQQRHFNFLVDITCVDYLNYRDATDRFGLVYLLANTDTNERLTVRTFLNEPDLTVPSAVPLWEGANWFEREVWDMFGITFAGHPDLRRILMPEEFTAFPLRKDYPLQGRGERHNFPVLSRHVG
- a CDS encoding NADH-quinone oxidoreductase subunit I, with the translated sequence MKPNDPTIRWIEDPPMGLSGRMYLPLFVQGLTTTVKHLFSRKVTLQFPDERPKIGNPIIYRGVHRLNKDSQGRVKCVACFLCATACPAHCIDIVGAESPWPDREKYCESFTIDELRCIYCGMCEEACPVDAIELTSFLDLTGRSREEMIFDKEKLLSVYDKTKDREPSQSVRLGVPVL
- the ndhC gene encoding NADH-quinone oxidoreductase subunit A; protein product: MVSLFLPVLLFVVLAAGLSLALVVAGRVIGPHRDSAVKRMPYESGMDPIHDSRRRFDVRFHLVAIAFLLFDVELLFLYPWAVASRPGAAEAAAKNDAPAPAGIDWAVRHHLVSGRGLVFVEVMVFIALLGLGFVYAWRKGVFRWR
- the nuoF gene encoding NADH-quinone oxidoreductase subunit NuoF — translated: MSKFEPVLLANVGKPNSHTLQAYQAAGGYAGLRKVLKDMTPAATIEMVKQSNLRGRGGAGFPTGLKWTFLPKDHPGPIYMCINADESEPSTFNNRILMEDDPHQVIEGTIISCYATRASTAYIYLRFEYPLCYERLQKAIDECYAANLLGPKILGSEFALDIYLHRGAAAYICGEETGLIESLEGKRAWPRIKPPFPAVEGLFRKPTVVNNVETMACVTQIATRGVEWFKSIGVPSDPKNPRDPGSYGPKLYCISGHINKPGCYEAPLGITCRQLIDEYGGGVWKGRKAKAAVPGGISMGLLSAAELDTPLDFAGPGKVGCLGLGTAAVTVIDETVSMVDFLHNTCRFFQHESCGQCTPCREGTNWALRMMERIKAGRGRLRDLDLLLEIGDSIGIIPGSTICGLADGAAWPMKNAIRKFRGEFEEYIRRTNPSGYMTTEAVEALPLETAH